The following coding sequences lie in one Apium graveolens cultivar Ventura chromosome 3, ASM990537v1, whole genome shotgun sequence genomic window:
- the LOC141712006 gene encoding partner of Y14 and mago isoform X2 has protein sequence MAREEEARKLEAQVGKTLKEGERILGPTRRPDGTLRKPIRIRAGYVPQDEVAIYQSKGALWKKEMESLEGMPPGSDPSVAAKPKTTKSAKRNKRKKEKRLQAALDKDLNKDKVSSVEDLNQAPAVEVVTSELNDLNIATNSSAAIASSDSVEPLGSQDPVPDIDKKIRALKKKIRLAEAQKQKNVQGELKPEQLVKLAKIEDWRKELKLLEDEKN, from the exons ATGGCGAGAGAAGAAGAAGCACGAAAATTAGAAGCACAAGTAGGTAAGACCCTAAAAGAAGGAGAGAGGATTCTTGGCCCGACCCGAAGACCCGACGGCACTCTTCGTAAACCCATTCGAATTAGGGCTGGTTATGTTCCTCAAGATGAAGTTGCTATCTATCAATCCAAAGGCGCCCTT TGGAAGAAGGAAATGGAGTCTCTCGAGGGAATGCCGCCGGGTTCTGACCCCAGTGTTGCTGCGAAACCTAAGACTACTAAGTCTGCTAAAAGAAATAAAAGGAAGAAGGAAAAGCGATTACAG GCTGCCCTTGATAAGGACTTGAACAAAGATAAAGTTTCATCTGTTGAAGATTTGAATCAAGCACCAGCTGTTGAGGTGGTCACCTCGGAGTTGAACGATCTAAATATTGCTACAAATTCTTCTGCAGCAATTGCTTCGTCAGATTCAGTAGAGCCTTTGGGTTCACAAGATCCTGTTCCTGATATCGATAAAAAGATCCGAGCATTAAAAAAGAAG ATACGGCTAGCAGAAGCCCAAAAACAGAAAAATGTTCAAGGAGAACTGAAACCAGAACAACTGGTAAAGTTGGCAAAGATAGAAGATTGGCGCAAAGAGTTGAAGCTTTTGGAGGATGAAAAAAATTGA
- the LOC141712006 gene encoding partner of Y14 and mago isoform X1, translated as MAREEEARKLEAQVGKTLKEGERILGPTRRPDGTLRKPIRIRAGYVPQDEVAIYQSKGALWKKEMESLEGMPPGSDPSVAAKPKTTKSAKRNKRKKEKRLQQAALDKDLNKDKVSSVEDLNQAPAVEVVTSELNDLNIATNSSAAIASSDSVEPLGSQDPVPDIDKKIRALKKKIRLAEAQKQKNVQGELKPEQLVKLAKIEDWRKELKLLEDEKN; from the exons ATGGCGAGAGAAGAAGAAGCACGAAAATTAGAAGCACAAGTAGGTAAGACCCTAAAAGAAGGAGAGAGGATTCTTGGCCCGACCCGAAGACCCGACGGCACTCTTCGTAAACCCATTCGAATTAGGGCTGGTTATGTTCCTCAAGATGAAGTTGCTATCTATCAATCCAAAGGCGCCCTT TGGAAGAAGGAAATGGAGTCTCTCGAGGGAATGCCGCCGGGTTCTGACCCCAGTGTTGCTGCGAAACCTAAGACTACTAAGTCTGCTAAAAGAAATAAAAGGAAGAAGGAAAAGCGATTACAG CAGGCTGCCCTTGATAAGGACTTGAACAAAGATAAAGTTTCATCTGTTGAAGATTTGAATCAAGCACCAGCTGTTGAGGTGGTCACCTCGGAGTTGAACGATCTAAATATTGCTACAAATTCTTCTGCAGCAATTGCTTCGTCAGATTCAGTAGAGCCTTTGGGTTCACAAGATCCTGTTCCTGATATCGATAAAAAGATCCGAGCATTAAAAAAGAAG ATACGGCTAGCAGAAGCCCAAAAACAGAAAAATGTTCAAGGAGAACTGAAACCAGAACAACTGGTAAAGTTGGCAAAGATAGAAGATTGGCGCAAAGAGTTGAAGCTTTTGGAGGATGAAAAAAATTGA